The following is a genomic window from Episyrphus balteatus chromosome 1, idEpiBalt1.1, whole genome shotgun sequence.
agactaccgatttCGAGGTCCTAACAaataccgagtcctaactaatactcggtaccaatttgacagtactaagGCTTAGGACctttgtgaagaaatcacttggtaccgatttgagtactaacgattggtataataactgGGTACCAGCcgattttgaggagctagctaggacctagtcctaactagtactcggtcctaaattgacagtaTTAGGACCTAGTACTtgggtgaagaaatgagttgataccgatttgagtactaactttaggactaggaccggtactagcgctaggactctgtgaagaaatcggccgtaagcctagtacgctgctgaagcaaaacgaacatttttctaagtctccaaagtcaaaaaactgttGCTGCAAGAAATATTGACTGGACAAAcaaatgggagtgacaaacgattaaaaactctccatatattcccataaaatcgtttaggaaatcttgatatcaaaatagggaaaaattatgaaaagtcaattaaaaaaatcgaattttttttttaaaaatcaatatattcaaaacgatccaaggaaaccgttacaaatttatttaaaacaaacaaccaaacgctaagaaataacctcaaaaactggtTAAAAGCGGCATTTTGGATTTTCTAAcgagaatatctcaaaaacgtataCAAACTTTACAACAAAAACcctgttgaccagtgtaattttttgtttttgttgttttttttatataatttcaataAGACTAGAATTAAAGAGTTATACAAGGGCTTCCGAAGCTATTTGTCAAATCTAacagcttcggtagagcttcgttTAAGCTTCTTATAGACCTTATAAGTACATTCTTATaaagggtcaaacttgtataacgttctcttTTTTCTATTCCCAACAACTTtactaaagttaaaaataagctaaaatataGCTTCTGTAATAATTTTACCGAAGccgaaatgttagttgggagaTGCTGGACGGGTTATCCTGGCAGTCACGTTCTATGCCCGgcataaccattttttttttttatttttaaaattgtttaaaatcaaatttaaaaaaaactgacttgatatGAACCTattattttgcaataataaatcaaataaaataataatataggcgtttgattaaaaaaatagggGTAACCCACTGTGCAGTGGTCAAAGGTCATTTATATCTTACCTGTGCCTCAAGCATGTTACCGACAAAGAATATCATCATACACGCATACAATTTGTTATCAACTAAATGCTTCCACCAGCCAGGTGCCTGTTGACCGAAGGCGCCAAAGACATCAAACGACGAAACGATAATAACAATCAAAACGATCTTAAGGAAGAATACAACTTTGGAGAGGTACATATTAAAGCCTGGCGGATCATAGTTAGCCCCATGAATGCTTATTTGTGGAtatttttcactcaaaatatTCACATAGTCATCGAAGGCCTTTCTATAGCCGCACGAATAGCTGTGGGAAATTATCATAAATTAACCAAATTCGCTGACaatttgcattttgcatttttggATTCTTTGCAAGACAACTCACCAATAAAGAAAAGTCATAGTTGGTCCGCCAACATTTTGGCCAAATTTTGTCATTGGAATTTCTTTTTCGGCATCGGCACCAAAATGATTATGTCCAATTAATAGAAAACCAATTAATGCAAATAGAATGACTGAAACGTTTTTGCTTGTGTAGCCCATTTTGTTCTTAATTGGATTTAATTATACTAATTCTCTAAATAATGATttagtttgtaaaaaaaaagaaaatgtgcaAATCTTGCAATCAAAgacgaaaatgtttttttatttttgcaagaaaattaACGTTTTTCGTCAGAggcaaattttcttaaaaatgatttttgctttttttttgtagaaaagaaAAACTGATAATGGAAACGTCAGATTTTTTTAAGTGGTGTTTTTAGAAATCAGGTACAGAGGGCGTGATGGTGTTGAGAGTGTGAGAATGCAGATGGAGCaagaaattgaaaacaaaatgaatGTATTCAGTGCTAATTATGTTttaaggcttgaccacaccAAAAAGGTAGGCGGTAgtgctatgaaaaaaatttaaaaaagagaaGTCTACATTCAAGTACATGctggttttatatttttcctttCGTTTCAGCAGCatactaggctttagttttcaTCTGCTAAAATGTGACAGACAAAAAATTTACAAGGAAATGAATGTGTgattttttagatgaatttgCGCACAACTCCGCTGAAATGAGGGCACAAATTTTTAATCCGTGGATCATCAACTTGTATGTTCTTAAATCGGTGGAAAAACTgaggtttagcactggttcaagaTCGAAATAGCCAAAGCTTGATTCAGCCGTCTGAAATCGGTGGTACGTAgaacgcagatcgagctaaccCCTCTTTTCTGGCAAACCTTACAATTCACAAAAACCTAACAAGGTGATCATAACTCGATTTTGTGAGgatttatttctcacaaacttcTTACTAGCAAAAATCCTCCTTCAAAGAAGatcacaaattcgaaagtttttgtgacgcgaaaacctcacaaaatcaaattcagATCACCTTGTGTGATGTTCTCataacttgtgaggtttgccagaatagggctTTTATTATAATcgtattaatttgaaatttgaactgggttctagtgaaaacaggctattaaataccatgcaaaattctgtgaaaaataaaaaaatttatacaagaATTGCAGCCAAGTTTCGTGCAGTATTTGTCACActggaaaaaaagtaaaaaaaaaacggagaaaaaaatgtcagctaaaatttagcgtgaTCTGCGTACTATAGGCTTTAGGGCTGCGGTTTAAAGGCTTGGCCCCACcgaagggtatgcggtatagcggtaacgatatttgtactaaaaaaattccacacctgaacgttgatgtgtcagtttggaatttttttcatacaagtaccctcaccgctacccgtaccgctaccgcataccctccagtgtgtcCAAGCCTTAACACTGGTTAAAGGTACTTATATTTCTGAATAACCAAATCAAAGTTTCGGaaaagcttcgtttaaacttcttatagaggtgaaacttgtataacgttctcctttttccatgcccaacaaccttactaaagtttaaaagaagctgaaatatagcttttttaataccttaaccgaagctgaaaaatgttagttgggttaGGGCTGCGGTTTAACACTGGTTAAAGGTACTTATATTTCTGAATAACCAAATCCATGCTCGAAACAAAGCCAATTCTCCGAAATGAGcaagtaaaattaataaaacaaggCTGAACTACGTTTGTACAACTAGCACTAATAAATTTTacttggacatttttttttttaataattttgtagatAATCCATGTACAGCGTATGGCTTCAGTATCCACCTTAAAATATTCAACATTCTGCTATGCTcattaataagaaaatcacatATTTGACATTTCAAGGTCGGTCTGCCGCACCGCAAACTACAAAAattcttgtttacgtttttttttatatcatggAGCACCCGGGCGAATCATTAGTCAACGAAGGTAATTTAATTATAAtcaaattgcattaaaaaattttcacttttaatcAACAACCCTTATATttctataaaacaaaatcaCTGTCATCAGAAAACACCAGCGAACCATCAAAATGTGTAAAATCTGTAATGGATATGGCCATTTGGCAAAAGTCTCAAGCCTATTATGATTTAATTGGCTTCATCAATGGCATTAGTACAgctattcaaggaaaaaagctTACCGACGAAATGTACATTTCCAAAACAATGCAAAATCTTCTTGGAATGATTgagaaattcaataaattactCGAAGAGACGCCCCGTTTCGAAGAACCCCAACGTTTCGGCAATCAGGCCTATCGTTTGTGGTTTAAGAAAATGGAAGAGGTAAGAAGTTATTGTTACTCATTGCCTTAgatacactccttttcatcagaataggtacacaagtTTTCAAATGTTCATCAATCGTTTATCCCCAATATTGGTGCGTGACCCAATaaggttttattattttctgttagTTTAAGATGCTAGGACAAGCAACGGTGAAGATTATTTCTAAAAAGATCATAACTttcccatttttttctttataaagtaggtatatttaagggaaaaatttaagttttgtaaATCTATAGTTTtgttcatcagaataggtacacggtacacccttgttatctttaatatttttgtagatTTAGGGAGTTTCCTAAGTTCAATTTAATAAtgatactaatttttttttaaaacatgggTGAATTAAAATcgcttaaggggtaataacaccttgtaaaccatgaaatcgagcgtcatattcatcagcgtataaaacaaagaagaaatattattttcttttggtgtttgtttattttaattaagtatattaaaaatataattttaaattttaatgatgtgaaattttttaaatggcggtgtagttccggatgatagtaaaatcctgtgctcccatcgggcgaccaactaactcctacagtttttaaccgattgggctgaaattttgtgtggagcttaaaaatactattctctatttttttgaaatattaatttttaaagaaatggcattagtttgaaaaaattatttcattccaaaaacaaaattcgttgaaaaaaagaccataaaatcgttaaattttaatatttcaaaaaaatcctacgtacttcactagagaatagtatttttaagctccacacaaaatttcagcccaatcagttaaaaactgtaggagttagttggtcgcccgatgggagcacaggattttactaccATCcggaactacaccgccatttaaaaaatttcacatcattaaaaaatttaacattagcctattctgttacctattaatatacttaattaaactaaacaaacaccaacagaaaataatatttcttctttgttttatacggtgatgaaaatacgctcgatttcgtggtttacgaggtgttattaccccttaatttGGGCGAAAACactctaaggccgtgtgtgaattgcgttaaatagttaaccccgtgCAAAATTTTCTCTTTTCTGGCATGAtattcctttttaataaaaaaaaataaacaaaacaaaacaaaaccaactgcaaaaaaaatttaacctaaatTTAACCAGatcccattaaatttttaacagcagaaaattttttattcacctcaatagtgtcaaaaattgtacacggggttaactattAAACGCAATTAACAGACGGcctaatgaataaaataacgaATTAAGGAACCACCAAACATGGTACGGCTAAAAAAGTTAGCGAAGTGTGAATGTGATCCATTTTTACTACATATACGAATAGTCCGAGACCCCACAGCAAAATTCGGGAGTAAAGGTATAACAACTAATATGTGGGTATGCAATTTTATAGCtttatgctctctaataacgaattcaaaagtctggcagctttaaatcgtgGCTTTATATGGCTTTCGAGAGGGTTTAACAAcgtgagttttccaattaatgtgagtagactaaataaaaacaaattcacaTTCTTaatataaggactgatgctctgtcatttttcctaagcCTGAATACCTCAATCTTGGCAACGCAACAAATAAAACTCAAGATATACCAAACATATCGGCTCTATTCTTGGAGAGTTTTGCCGCTTAAACAGCTTATGTATATCTCGAGCTCTATTGTTCGCAACATCATGATTGATGTCTTCAAGTTTAGTGGAAATGACACAGCATCAAATTCTGTATAAagaatacgaaaaagtttgaatttaGCTTATAATATGAATTGGAAAAACAttataaagccgcgatttagagctgccagacttttgaattcgttattagaacgCTTAAGGCTATACAACTGCATAcccacattttggttatacctccactcccataatttgctgtgggctcttagactataaggGTGCTGAGCTCAAATCTAAAGTcagcaaaaattttatttgttttcgtttttgagaaaaagttttttgcaaaaaaaagttttttttttttataacggtaatatttcaaaaacggaggctagtaaaatatttttgactacGGGTTAGAGTTCAGCAACCTTAAAATCTTCAGAAAAGAATTGGAATATCGTAAGGtcgtacaaaaaattatttctgaaacttattttcagaaaagacgATAGTCTGCATTTcagattgaaaaaaagttaaaggttggtgcgttttatttttctatttggaCTAAATGGTTAAGTTATGCTCTCTAATAATATTAGATGGCACTATTAATAGTAAACGAGTTGAGGTCAAATCTTCAAAATTGATATATTCTATCCATATTGTATATAGGTAGCATTAATACTaaagaaaatataatacaaaaataggcTAAGATacctaaaactaaaaatgaattgcttatttccgttttttttttttcatttcctaaaatatgtatattttctaAACGAATAGATATCCCACTCTAAACTTGGCacataaacaaattgtttaagctttattttaagactatgtaaaaaatatatcaaaagtgtcgaattttcttaaatttggatttgaaaTGTCAACTTCCggttttatattgaaaaaatttatcaatttcaaattcatatttaaatagAACGTTTAATTTTCCATATAATCCACcattaaaagaattttgttaCCCTTTcatttagtttatttaaatttttcaaatgaacTCAACCCAAcagttttccaaaactttagaagGCCATTACTCCACTATTAGgccttaaaattcaaaatccttccagatgtattttttgaatCGATAGAggaatacatataccaaatataaacaaatttgacGTCCAACGACATTTGTcggtttcacgtgaaatgccccaaataattttttaagaagtacttggttttaaattatttcattgacgggacatttttattattctttatgtgtacctattctgatgaaacaacaaaaaaaagtttttcgatATGAAATGTTTTGCCAtgaagaaacaagaaaaataaccacacgttttgaattattttttttttttttttgttgattctgctaacaaactattatttttcctacactGTAAGAAAAAACAGAATAATGAAGATTTGAAAAGTattgtacctattctgatgaaaaaaaGGAGTGTACATATTTGCtaaacttttttctaatttccaGAATGCTAAAGGTTATTTAGTCGAAGCACTTGCAGATGAAAACTGCACTTCTATAAACGAACTTTATGTTTACTTAAAAGAGTCATTTGGCAATCCAACTCGTATTGATTATGGAACCGGCCACGAATTGGCCTTCGTAATGTTTCTTTGTTGTCTATTCAAAACCAAAGTTCTCGTTGAAGAAGATAACGTTGCGTGTGCTTTGAAACTATTCAATTCATATTTGGTCTTTGTAAGACAGTTGCAAAAAACCTACCGAATGGAACCAGCTGGTAGTCAGGGTGTATGGAGCTTGGACGATTACCAATTTGTTCCATTCATTTGGGGAAGTGCTCAATTGTCATGTTAGTCTAAAAAATAGTCATCTAATTAAAGAAACACCTccattatttaacttttttcttagtTCGCAGTCCGTTTGATCCATCAAAATTCCTGGACCAGAATATTATTGATGATTACAAAGATTCGTACATGTTCATAAGTTGCATCGACTATATATCTCAGGCAAcaatatatattttatcaaattaaagcctttttattaatttgataAATTTCTTAGGTAAAAACGGGACATTTTGCTGAACATTCGAATCAATTGTGGAGTATATCGGCAGTTCCATCTTGGATAAAAATCAATTCAGGATTGGTTAAGATGTATCAAAAAGAGGTACACACAAGCTTTTATGGTATTATAAAATCTATTTAatctgatttattttttagattcTCTCCAAGTTTCCTGTTATTCAACATGTTTATTTTGGAAACTTAATGATCTTTAAGCCAGTAAAGCCTGGAACACCTTTGCCAAATGCGAGATTAGGAGTTATGCCACCTCCTGCTGCTGTGCCAGTCAAACTACCAACAGAGGAAATAAAGAAAACttagatttttcataaaattctgATTGAATTGATGTTGCGTTATTTATTGAGGATTGATTATATCGGTAGTTTTAAACACATTTTGGCAAACTATTATATTTTACATAATTTAAACTTATACTTATTATAATATTACAACATTtctatgaataaaaaatttttcaataaatgatGTGGATTTTTTTCTACATGAAAATAGAAGTTCAGGTTTAAAATGCAAATGGAACTTTATAACCAGCTTGATCTAATTCTCCACAAAGTGTTATCGTATATAAAAGTattgaaaattaactttactTTGAAGATTTGATGATTCTGTATATATATAAGCAATTTCTTATGCGATTTTGAATTCGATTTGatcatttatttagaaaatcatTACTCACAATTATCTTTGCCGCCCGTTGTTCAACTGTTTTCACTTCCGATGTAGACACAAGGAACATTTatggaaaaacaaaagtttcgaaaaaatatttttattttgataagtatttaattttggttgaaaactcagaaaccgttattaacgacattaaataaaatgtttctaCACTCAGGTGAGACTTTAATAATACTTGGTTAATTTGAATTTGTTCAAAAAGTGTACTGTTTttgaatgaagaaaataaaagaattctCACAATGACAAATTCAGTtgaaccattgaataattatttatagaagtgacaccgatagtttctagcgccacagaattttatttttttcggcaatcagatgtactaaaaaatgtccagagagaatggggcttgtcctagaaaattatatttccaaaaatttgtttttaaaaaaggaaatttcactaacacaaacattagaaaacaaatatcaaataaaaataaaacgtatCGACATGTCGACAtcctaaattagaaaaaaaaataaggaaattttactcacacataaaacataaaacaaatatcaaacaaaaataaatcttatcgacacatcgacatcctataaatgaaaaaagaaaatacggaaattttactcatacatacaaaattacacaaatatcaaacaaaaatattaaaaagttatttgacattataaatgtatccatagtaactcgaaactaaaaacaaaacatttttattaacgacgagaatttgtagaccagtgccgatgccttcaaaaacattaaaaagtacaaaaaaatcatagtacgATGAAAccaattggaaaaggaggtgaatatgataaaaatgaaaggaaaaataaattacgggcgaaccaagttcgggaagtgggtgggttgagtttttaatggtaaaaaatggtatatctcgatttccggcaaaactacaaatcctatagaaaaaagttgtatggcaaagttgtaggtaataaaaagatctacaacttttgtatcaacaattttttcacataacctcaaaatttatgtgaaaaattaaaaaaaccgagtttttggttttttatttttatctttttcaaaaacaaaaatttttctacgaaatttgttgaaaacttacgttattatgtcccaaatacactgtaatttatttgatttaaaatattaatttgttcaccttattttgacttaataccaaaaaaaacaccctaattttgaatcgaaaattcacgtgtcaaaatatcagcttttttcaaaaa
Proteins encoded in this region:
- the LOC129905818 gene encoding thioredoxin reductase-like selenoprotein T homolog CG3887; this encodes MGYTSKNVSVILFALIGFLLIGHNHFGADAEKEIPMTKFGQNVGGPTMTFLYCYSCGYRKAFDDYVNILSEKYPQISIHGANYDPPGFNMYLSKVVFFLKIVLIVIIVSSFDVFGAFGQQAPGWWKHLVDNKLYACMMIFFVGNMLEAQMVSSGAFEISLNDVPVWSKLQTGRIPAPQELFQIIDSQLQFSDKIQENPDFVK
- the LOC129905816 gene encoding serine/threonine-protein phosphatase 2A activator produces the protein MEHPGESLVNEENTSEPSKCVKSVMDMAIWQKSQAYYDLIGFINGISTAIQGKKLTDEMYISKTMQNLLGMIEKFNKLLEETPRFEEPQRFGNQAYRLWFKKMEENAKGYLVEALADENCTSINELYVYLKESFGNPTRIDYGTGHELAFVMFLCCLFKTKVLVEEDNVACALKLFNSYLVFVRQLQKTYRMEPAGSQGVWSLDDYQFVPFIWGSAQLSFRSPFDPSKFLDQNIIDDYKDSYMFISCIDYISQVKTGHFAEHSNQLWSISAVPSWIKINSGLVKMYQKEILSKFPVIQHVYFGNLMIFKPVKPGTPLPNARLGVMPPPAAVPVKLPTEEIKKT